From Schizosaccharomyces pombe strain 972h- genome assembly, chromosome: II, the proteins below share one genomic window:
- the nop52 gene encoding Nop52 family nucleolar protein, with the protein MSAPSPFIKKLAANDRKTRDKALESLQRFLSQKKKFERLDFLKLWKGLFYCMWMADKPLYQQKLSDNLAALVPIVWIDNRILFQSTFWETMGREWTGIDILRTDKFYLLMRRFCAAAFRDIQTRSKTALLDKVVAEYNQMWMDGPFNTENLAFPNGILFHLADIWTEELRKVYPEDVPKADWYLPFDSTIKSSHNVVLRKTLPKRLDRVSEYTKDSQ; encoded by the exons ATGTCGGCTCCGTCGCCGTTTATTAAGAAACTTGCAGCTAATG ATCGAAAAACTCGTGATAAGGCTCTTGAATCGTTGCAGCGGTTTTTAagccaaaagaaaaaatttgaaaggTTAGACTTTCTCAAGCTTTGGAAGGGCTTATTTTACt GCATGTGGATGGCTGATAAACCCTTATACCAACAGAAACTCTCAGATAATTTAGCCGCGTTGGTTCCAATTGTCTGGATAGACAATAGAATATTATTTCAATCTACTTTTTGGGAAACTATGGGTCGTGAATGGACGGGAATTGATATTTTACGAACAGACAAATTTTACTTGTTAATGCGTAGATTTTGTGCTGCTGCGTTTCGGGATATTCAAACAAGAAGTAAAACTGCTTTGCTGGACAAAGTAGTGGCTGAATATAATCAGATGTGGATGGATGGTCCTTTTAA TACCGAAAATCTTGCTTTTCCAAATGGGATTTTATTCCATTTAGCTGATATATGGACTGAGGAATTAAGAAAAGTCTACCCAGAAGATGTACCAAAAGCGGACTGGTATCTTCCTTTTGATTCTACAATCAAGTCAAGTCATAATGTTGTCTTAAGAAAGACGCTTCCCAAACGTCTTGATCGGGTTTCTGAATATACAAAGGATTCACAATAA